From the Halalkalicoccus sp. CGA53 genome, one window contains:
- a CDS encoding ABC transporter ATP-binding protein: MVSRSDEPILSAERVKKYYDTSSGFVESLLGQGGSVKAVDGVDLELYEGETLGVVGESGCGKTTLGRTLLRLIEPTEGEISYRGESLTDASTSRMRELRKDIQYIFQDPFSSLNPRLTVGDIIGEPLDIHGIASGASREERIGELLETVGLSSSHVRRYPHEFSGGQRQRIGIARALAVDPEVIICDEPVSALDVSVQAQILNLLEDLQEEFGLSYVFIAHDLSVVEHISDRVAVMYLGEVAEVGTTEEVFSPPYHPYTEALLSAIPEPDPLWQGDQIRLSGTVPSPIDPPSGCRFHTRCPRVIRPAEVDVAQPTWRSLLNLKERMRGAEEVRSVVGVEEGAETADPADAPRETIDELLRAEFDLPGRIDDPGVEEVLSGVVDDLHGGDVEGARERLEAAFVSPCEEERPELLTISPTHEVSCHLYDDRFADRRPSWSEGADDAVADD; this comes from the coding sequence ATGGTGAGTCGATCGGACGAGCCGATCCTCTCGGCCGAGCGGGTGAAGAAGTACTACGACACCTCGAGCGGGTTCGTAGAGAGCCTGCTCGGGCAGGGTGGTTCGGTGAAGGCGGTCGACGGCGTCGACCTCGAACTGTACGAGGGCGAGACGCTCGGCGTCGTCGGCGAGTCGGGCTGTGGGAAGACCACGCTCGGACGGACTCTCCTCCGGCTGATCGAGCCGACCGAGGGCGAGATCAGCTACCGGGGCGAGAGCCTGACCGACGCCTCGACCTCGCGGATGCGCGAGCTCAGAAAGGACATCCAGTACATCTTCCAGGACCCGTTCTCGAGCCTGAACCCGCGGCTGACCGTCGGCGACATCATCGGCGAGCCGCTCGACATCCACGGGATCGCCTCGGGGGCGAGCCGCGAGGAGCGGATCGGCGAACTGCTCGAGACGGTCGGGCTGAGTTCGAGTCACGTCCGGCGATACCCACACGAGTTCTCGGGCGGCCAGCGCCAGCGCATCGGCATCGCGCGTGCGCTCGCGGTCGACCCGGAGGTCATCATCTGCGACGAGCCGGTGAGCGCGCTCGACGTCTCGGTGCAGGCACAGATCCTCAACCTGCTGGAGGACCTCCAGGAGGAGTTCGGGCTCTCGTACGTCTTCATCGCCCACGACCTCTCGGTCGTCGAACACATCTCGGATCGCGTCGCCGTGATGTACCTCGGCGAGGTCGCGGAGGTCGGGACGACCGAGGAGGTGTTCTCGCCGCCGTATCACCCCTACACCGAGGCGCTGCTCTCGGCGATCCCCGAGCCGGACCCGCTCTGGCAGGGCGATCAGATACGCCTCTCCGGGACGGTCCCCTCGCCGATCGACCCGCCCTCCGGCTGCCGGTTCCACACCCGGTGCCCCCGCGTGATCAGGCCGGCGGAGGTCGACGTCGCCCAGCCGACCTGGCGGTCGCTGTTGAACCTGAAAGAGCGAATGCGGGGTGCGGAGGAGGTCCGCTCGGTCGTCGGCGTCGAGGAGGGTGCGGAGACGGCCGATCCCGCCGACGCGCCGCGGGAGACGATCGACGAGCTCCTGCGAGCCGAGTTCGACCTCCCCGGGCGGATCGACGACCCGGGCGTCGAGGAGGTGCTCTCCGGGGTCGTCGACGACCTCCACGGCGGGGACGTCGAGGGGGCACGCGAGCGTCTCGAAGCGGCGTTCGTCTCCCCCTGCGAGGAGGAGCGACCGGAGCTGCTCACGATCAGCCCCACACACGAGGTCTCCTGTCACCTCTACGACGACCGGTTCGCCGATCGGCGTCCGTCCTGGTCCGAGGGGGCCGACGACGCCGTCGCCGACGACTGA
- a CDS encoding ABC transporter ATP-binding protein encodes MALLEVEDLTVEFYTEDGVVTAADDLSYRIERGEKFGVVGESGAGKSVTALSLMRLIDSPGRIVEGEIRFKGRDVLEMTEAEVRSIRGNEMAMVFQDAQTALNPVYTVGEQIAEAIRHHLGYGDEEARERTIGLLDTVGIPEAEARYSDYPHEFSGGMQQRAVIAMALSCDPDLLICDEPTTALDVTIEAKILDLIEELADEFDTAVQLITHDLGVIAQVCDRVMVMYAGKPVEKAPVEELYYDPKHPYTVGLMGSIPRVGDTRERLQTIPGTMPDLVELPPGCSFHPRCPFAEEACTLEEPPLLDPETGEPAGPSVEHSAACLEYTGALSEGLTYEIDVVDGPEGPQTPQAEGN; translated from the coding sequence ATGGCGCTGCTCGAAGTCGAGGACCTCACCGTCGAGTTCTACACCGAAGACGGGGTGGTCACCGCCGCCGACGACCTCAGCTACCGTATCGAGCGCGGCGAGAAGTTCGGCGTCGTCGGCGAGTCCGGCGCCGGAAAGAGCGTCACCGCGCTCTCGTTGATGCGGCTGATCGACAGCCCCGGCCGGATCGTCGAGGGCGAGATCCGGTTCAAGGGGCGGGACGTCCTCGAGATGACCGAGGCGGAGGTCCGCTCGATCCGTGGCAACGAGATGGCGATGGTGTTCCAGGACGCACAGACCGCGCTGAACCCGGTCTACACCGTCGGCGAACAGATCGCCGAGGCGATCCGACACCACCTCGGCTACGGCGACGAGGAGGCCAGAGAGCGGACGATCGGCCTGCTCGACACCGTCGGCATCCCCGAGGCCGAGGCCCGCTACTCGGATTACCCCCACGAGTTCTCCGGCGGGATGCAACAGCGGGCGGTGATCGCGATGGCGCTCTCGTGCGATCCGGATCTCCTGATCTGTGACGAGCCGACGACGGCGCTCGACGTCACGATCGAGGCGAAGATCCTCGACCTGATCGAGGAACTCGCCGACGAGTTCGACACCGCCGTGCAGCTGATCACCCACGATCTGGGCGTGATCGCGCAGGTCTGTGACCGCGTGATGGTGATGTACGCCGGCAAACCCGTCGAGAAGGCGCCGGTCGAGGAGCTCTACTACGACCCGAAACACCCCTACACGGTCGGGCTGATGGGGTCGATCCCGAGGGTGGGCGACACGAGAGAGCGCCTCCAGACGATCCCCGGCACGATGCCCGACCTCGTCGAACTCCCCCCCGGCTGTAGCTTCCACCCAAGGTGTCCGTTCGCAGAGGAGGCCTGCACGCTGGAGGAGCCGCCGCTGCTCGACCCGGAGACCGGCGAGCCGGCCGGCCCATCGGTCGAACACTCCGCGGCGTGTCTCGAGTACACCGGCGCGCTCAGCGAGGGGCTCACCTACGAGATAGACGTGGTGGACGGGCCGGAGGGCCCACAGACGCCGCAGGCGGAGGGGAACTAG
- a CDS encoding ABC transporter permease encodes MSTERGRIRIRGFDAERVERRDPLSDWTGESETRTESRWRRGFRRFRRNRSALLGVAVVVLMSLAAFFARPIVVGGVPIQPFSLAPHDPTTILYLGTDPSAGIYDPPSTDYPMGTDNSGRDLFSRVLYGGRFSISIGFIVIAINATVGAVYGAVSGYYGGWVDEIMMRIVDTIFAFPGLILALIIVAVLGGGYWQLVLAFTLFGWAGYGRLVRGEVLSIKENEYVMAAKALGARDRSVIFRHIIPNAMPPLLVLATLGIGTTVIGVAALGFLGLGMPPGTAEWGTMLDATRETLIQGPEGRIPWWATVFPGMAIFLFVMAMNLIGDGVNDALDAQETGVGKQGGGA; translated from the coding sequence ATGTCGACAGAACGAGGCCGAATCCGGATCAGGGGCTTCGACGCCGAACGCGTCGAGCGACGCGATCCGCTTTCGGACTGGACGGGGGAATCGGAGACGAGAACCGAGAGCAGGTGGCGACGCGGGTTCCGCCGGTTCAGACGGAACCGGTCGGCGCTGCTCGGGGTGGCGGTCGTGGTGCTCATGTCGCTGGCGGCGTTCTTCGCGCGCCCGATCGTCGTCGGCGGCGTCCCGATCCAGCCGTTCTCGCTCGCCCCGCACGACCCGACGACGATCCTCTACCTGGGGACGGACCCGTCGGCGGGCATCTACGACCCGCCCTCTACGGACTACCCGATGGGCACCGACAACTCGGGTCGGGACCTGTTCTCGCGGGTGCTCTACGGCGGCCGCTTCAGCATCTCGATCGGCTTCATCGTGATCGCGATCAACGCGACCGTCGGCGCGGTCTACGGCGCCGTCTCGGGCTACTACGGCGGCTGGGTCGACGAGATCATGATGCGGATCGTCGACACCATCTTCGCGTTCCCGGGGCTGATCCTCGCGCTGATCATCGTCGCGGTGCTCGGCGGGGGCTACTGGCAGCTCGTGCTCGCGTTCACGCTGTTCGGCTGGGCCGGCTACGGCCGTCTCGTCCGAGGGGAGGTGCTCTCGATCAAGGAGAACGAGTACGTGATGGCGGCGAAGGCCCTCGGCGCGCGGGACCGGTCGGTGATCTTCAGACACATCATCCCGAACGCGATGCCGCCGCTCCTGGTGCTCGCCACCCTCGGCATCGGCACGACCGTCATCGGCGTCGCGGCGCTCGGCTTCCTCGGTCTCGGCATGCCGCCGGGCACCGCCGAGTGGGGGACGATGCTCGACGCAACCCGCGAGACGCTGATCCAGGGCCCCGAGGGCCGGATCCCGTGGTGGGCGACGGTGTTCCCGGGCATGGCGATCTTCCTGTTCGTGATGGCGATGAACCTGATCGGTGACGGCGTCAACGACGCGCTCGACGCACAGGAGACCGGCGTCGGCAAGCAGGGCGGTGGTGCCTGA
- a CDS encoding ABC transporter permease has protein sequence MSLRRFILNRILSIIPILFGVSLITFGLVHLTPGDPISQMVALNPDVGPNEEAQLRARYGLDGPVWEQYLTWMANVLTGDFGEVISTNRDVSGIVLARLPATIALGVFGWAFGLAIAIPAGIYAAVHKDELGDDVSRFLALSGISIPNFWLGLMLILIGSLWLGLWPVLAPSRLPLYHPNMLWYLILPGLTIGTAAAAGIMRVMRTSMGEEMNKDYVTAARAKGLPERQVILKHVLRNSLISVVTLAAALTASIVSGSVVVEVVFNWPGLGREFINAINGREVNMIMAITLFTGVFIILANLLADILYAVLDPRIRYD, from the coding sequence ATGAGCTTACGACGTTTCATACTGAATCGAATCCTGTCGATCATCCCGATCCTGTTCGGCGTCTCGCTGATCACGTTCGGTCTCGTGCATCTGACCCCGGGGGACCCGATCAGTCAGATGGTCGCGTTGAACCCCGACGTCGGCCCCAACGAGGAGGCACAGCTCCGGGCTCGCTACGGGCTCGACGGGCCGGTCTGGGAGCAGTATCTCACGTGGATGGCGAACGTACTGACCGGTGACTTCGGCGAGGTCATCAGCACCAACCGCGACGTCTCGGGCATCGTCCTCGCGCGGCTGCCGGCGACGATCGCGCTCGGGGTCTTCGGCTGGGCGTTCGGCCTCGCCATCGCGATCCCGGCCGGGATCTACGCGGCCGTGCACAAGGACGAACTCGGCGACGACGTCAGCCGGTTTCTCGCGCTGTCGGGCATCTCGATCCCGAACTTCTGGCTCGGGCTGATGCTGATCCTGATCGGGTCGCTCTGGCTCGGCCTCTGGCCGGTGCTCGCGCCCTCGCGGCTGCCGCTTTACCACCCGAACATGCTCTGGTACCTGATACTACCGGGGCTGACGATCGGGACTGCCGCGGCGGCGGGGATCATGCGGGTGATGCGGACATCGATGGGCGAGGAGATGAACAAGGATTACGTCACGGCCGCGCGGGCGAAGGGACTGCCCGAGCGGCAGGTGATACTCAAACACGTGCTCCGGAACTCGCTGATCTCGGTGGTGACGCTCGCGGCGGCGCTGACCGCCTCCATCGTCTCGGGGTCGGTCGTCGTCGAGGTGGTGTTCAACTGGCCGGGGCTCGGTCGGGAGTTCATCAACGCGATCAACGGCCGCGAGGTGAACATGATCATGGCGATCACGCTGTTTACCGGTGTGTTCATCATCCTCGCGAACCTGCTGGCGGACATACTGTACGCGGTGCTCGATCCGCGGATTCGATATGACTAG
- a CDS encoding ABC transporter substrate-binding protein — protein MAEDDNTPARRINRRRLLQGMGAAGVVGVTGCIGGNGDDDPGDDAGDDAGDDVDTDGDDDDDDEPADLSGIQEGGTLRIAEGANIDSFDPPYSTDTTSSSAQFFVFEGLVTSDTQGNYYPWLAESYELVETNDIDRTAYEEYMISVGADEEGILDTDAQVIVQHPEDNPLEDDEVRILTTEEAADAVADGVFGMQYRYELREGVEFHNGEELTAEHVVATAARYENSDVSAQTFDSVLYVEEEDEYTVSIYAQVPDAEGEGQLPGFYIHSLEQAELPGGEVDPRQGNTPIGTGPYELVEFEDEQYAEYEKFDGYWLEEMGVDSLDWFEGGDEFPDGPVIDEIELEIVPDDATRAGALQNDEIDVTSGLATATLDDFDAAEDFVVETTETGGYTYIQYPVNIEPWDDERLRQAVNHLVPRQQIVDNVLNGWGRPAWTDIPELAEESGTADAEALEERIRPQNEFDPERAAELIEEVENDGVEFPLEVQLETNADNDDRVQLVELIAASMEESGYFETSVETYEWNSYIARVLDPEYPQEEIIPCIGLSGTFNPESFCDALHNTANIGQCCNLTGISDEEFDEMVDAARFDVDVVDDQELRGERYDEIWDLLAERRYSSITHFGLTDAIMHNRVQNFSTHPFPESMYSFALHAPQEEQVIWLDDQDDEDDE, from the coding sequence ATGGCGGAAGATGACAACACTCCCGCTCGACGTATCAATCGGCGACGCCTCCTCCAGGGGATGGGTGCCGCCGGGGTAGTCGGAGTCACCGGCTGTATCGGTGGCAACGGCGACGACGATCCCGGCGACGACGCCGGCGACGACGCCGGCGACGACGTCGACACCGACGGCGACGACGACGATGACGACGAGCCAGCGGACCTCAGTGGGATCCAGGAAGGCGGCACGCTCCGGATCGCGGAGGGCGCGAACATCGACTCCTTTGACCCACCGTACAGCACCGACACGACCTCCTCCTCGGCACAGTTCTTCGTCTTCGAGGGGCTCGTGACCTCGGACACGCAGGGCAACTACTACCCGTGGCTCGCCGAGAGCTACGAGCTGGTCGAGACGAACGACATCGACCGGACGGCCTACGAGGAGTACATGATCTCCGTCGGCGCCGACGAGGAGGGCATCCTCGACACCGACGCGCAGGTGATCGTCCAGCACCCCGAGGACAACCCGCTCGAGGACGACGAGGTTCGCATCCTCACGACCGAGGAGGCCGCCGACGCGGTCGCCGACGGCGTCTTCGGGATGCAGTACCGCTACGAGCTCAGAGAGGGCGTCGAGTTCCACAACGGCGAGGAGCTCACCGCAGAGCACGTCGTGGCGACCGCCGCCCGCTACGAGAACTCCGACGTCTCCGCCCAGACGTTCGACTCCGTGCTCTACGTCGAGGAAGAGGACGAGTACACCGTCTCGATCTACGCGCAGGTTCCCGACGCGGAGGGCGAGGGCCAGCTCCCCGGCTTCTACATTCACTCGCTGGAGCAGGCCGAGCTCCCCGGCGGCGAGGTCGACCCTCGACAGGGCAACACCCCGATCGGGACCGGCCCCTACGAGCTCGTCGAGTTTGAGGACGAGCAGTACGCCGAGTACGAGAAGTTCGACGGCTACTGGCTCGAGGAGATGGGCGTCGACTCGCTCGACTGGTTCGAGGGAGGCGACGAGTTCCCCGACGGCCCCGTGATCGACGAGATCGAACTCGAGATCGTTCCCGACGACGCGACCCGCGCGGGCGCGCTCCAGAACGACGAGATCGACGTCACCTCGGGGCTGGCGACCGCGACGCTCGACGACTTCGACGCTGCCGAGGATTTCGTCGTCGAGACGACGGAGACCGGCGGCTACACCTACATCCAGTACCCGGTCAACATCGAGCCGTGGGACGACGAGCGCCTGCGCCAGGCGGTCAACCACCTCGTCCCCCGACAGCAGATCGTCGACAACGTCCTGAACGGCTGGGGCCGGCCCGCCTGGACGGACATCCCCGAGCTCGCCGAGGAGAGCGGGACGGCCGACGCCGAGGCGCTCGAAGAGCGGATCCGGCCGCAGAACGAGTTCGACCCCGAGCGAGCGGCCGAACTGATCGAGGAGGTCGAGAACGACGGCGTCGAGTTCCCGCTCGAGGTCCAGCTCGAGACCAACGCCGACAACGACGACCGCGTCCAGCTCGTCGAGCTGATCGCCGCGTCGATGGAGGAGTCGGGCTACTTCGAGACGAGCGTCGAGACCTACGAGTGGAACTCCTACATCGCGCGGGTGCTCGACCCCGAGTACCCCCAGGAGGAGATCATCCCGTGTATCGGCCTCTCCGGGACGTTCAACCCCGAGAGCTTCTGTGACGCGCTGCACAACACCGCCAACATCGGCCAGTGCTGTAACCTGACCGGCATCAGCGACGAGGAGTTCGACGAGATGGTCGACGCCGCCCGCTTCGACGTCGACGTCGTCGACGACCAGGAGCTTCGCGGGGAGCGCTACGACGAGATCTGGGACCTGCTCGCCGAGCGCCGGTACAGCTCGATCACGCACTTCGGACTCACGGACGCGATCATGCACAACCGCGTCCAGAACTTCAGCACCCACCCGTTCCCGGAGAGCATGTACAGCTTCGCGCTACACGCTCCCCAGGAGGAGCAGGTCATCTGGCTGGACGACCAGGACGACGAAGACGACGAGTAG
- the hpt gene encoding hypoxanthine/guanine phosphoribosyltransferase, translated as MDKLARSLEEAPIIEKEGYQYFVHPISDGVPMLEPSLMREIVIKIIREARLEDVDKIVTPAAMGIHISTAVSLMTDIPLVVIRKRQYGLEGEVALFQETGYDENQMYINDVEAGDRVLVLDDVLSTGGTLRAITDALTDIGAEVVDVVAVIEKVDGGEKLRESGRSVKTLITVDVRDGVVVVVDE; from the coding sequence ATGGATAAGCTCGCCCGATCGCTTGAGGAGGCGCCGATCATCGAGAAAGAGGGCTACCAGTACTTCGTCCACCCGATCAGCGACGGCGTGCCGATGCTCGAACCCTCGCTGATGCGAGAGATCGTGATCAAGATCATCCGCGAGGCGAGGCTGGAGGACGTCGACAAGATCGTCACCCCCGCGGCGATGGGCATCCACATCTCGACGGCGGTCTCACTGATGACCGACATCCCGCTGGTCGTGATCAGAAAGCGCCAGTACGGGCTCGAGGGCGAGGTCGCGCTCTTCCAGGAGACCGGCTACGACGAGAACCAGATGTACATCAACGACGTGGAGGCCGGCGACCGCGTGCTCGTACTCGACGACGTGCTCAGCACGGGAGGGACCCTCCGTGCGATCACCGACGCGCTCACCGACATCGGGGCGGAGGTCGTCGACGTCGTCGCCGTGATTGAGAAGGTCGATGGCGGCGAGAAACTCCGGGAGTCGGGTCGGTCGGTGAAGACGCTCATCACGGTCGACGTTCGCGACGGCGTGGTCGTCGTCGTCGACGAGTGA
- a CDS encoding Na(+)/H(+) antiporter subunit D: MSETLALAYPPFLVLAAALLVLVLPRTIGFGLGTLSLVAVAALSLTVPEGSYLGTTFLGFEANPYLVDEFTAMMGFVMGFLGAGAVLFAYSSEASRTMAAFALAYVASSLGAAFAGDWLVLVFYWEVMAVTSTLLVWHYGGDAVRAGYRYAIAHGIGGSLVLFAVVWHFADVGAFAYGEGAAGIAPGIPALLAALGIGVNVAFIGLHTWLPDTYPRPHFTASVFLAAYTTKTSAYVLYRAFPEGNLFLAYMGGLMAVYGVVFALLQHDMRALLSYHIQAQLGYMVAGIGIGTAIAVSGAMGHLFNNVLYKSLLFMAIGVVIYRTGENDLYELGGLWREMPITATAYAIGAFSIVALPGFNGFISKGMVFDAANPHYYGSSEYLALFWLLMIGAIGTFLSFIKLGYYTFLHGESSISVPDARPGQSVAMLAVAAACIVFGVWWQGLVDLLPFGPEVIGEGQVAPYSIGHLTDALTLLVVSVVGFALVRQPLSGLGDIPDVEVVLNPATYTLGRGTMLAVTDLYAAVDALAVSLVTTCYWIGNNPVLAVRRVGRRLPNWLVDTDGLTPTDGGAAERRPDGGSEVSETKPSTLRLRASIGTTVLMITVVLTVILWLVL, translated from the coding sequence ATGAGCGAGACGCTCGCGCTCGCCTACCCGCCGTTTCTCGTCCTCGCGGCGGCGCTGCTCGTGCTCGTCCTCCCCCGGACGATCGGCTTCGGCCTCGGGACGCTCTCGCTCGTCGCCGTCGCCGCGCTGTCGCTCACCGTCCCCGAGGGGTCGTACCTCGGGACGACGTTCCTCGGCTTCGAGGCCAATCCGTACCTCGTCGACGAGTTCACCGCGATGATGGGCTTCGTCATGGGGTTCCTGGGCGCGGGCGCCGTCCTCTTCGCCTACTCCAGCGAGGCGTCGAGGACGATGGCGGCGTTCGCGCTCGCATACGTCGCCTCCTCGCTCGGGGCGGCCTTCGCGGGCGACTGGCTGGTGCTGGTCTTCTACTGGGAGGTCATGGCGGTCACCTCCACCCTCCTCGTCTGGCACTACGGCGGCGACGCGGTCCGCGCCGGCTACCGGTACGCGATCGCTCACGGGATCGGTGGGAGCCTCGTGCTGTTCGCCGTCGTCTGGCACTTCGCCGACGTCGGCGCGTTCGCCTACGGCGAGGGCGCGGCGGGCATCGCCCCCGGGATCCCGGCACTGCTCGCCGCCCTCGGCATCGGCGTCAACGTCGCGTTCATCGGGCTGCACACCTGGCTGCCCGACACCTACCCGCGGCCGCATTTCACCGCCTCGGTTTTCCTCGCGGCCTACACCACCAAGACCAGCGCCTACGTCCTCTACAGGGCGTTCCCCGAGGGAAACCTCTTCCTGGCCTACATGGGCGGGCTGATGGCGGTCTACGGCGTCGTCTTCGCGCTGCTCCAGCACGACATGCGGGCGCTGCTCTCCTATCACATCCAGGCCCAGCTGGGCTACATGGTCGCCGGGATCGGGATCGGGACGGCGATCGCCGTCTCGGGTGCGATGGGCCACCTCTTCAACAACGTGCTCTACAAGAGCCTGCTGTTCATGGCGATCGGGGTCGTCATCTACCGGACCGGCGAGAACGACCTCTACGAGCTCGGCGGGCTCTGGCGCGAGATGCCGATCACGGCTACTGCCTACGCGATCGGGGCGTTCTCGATCGTCGCCCTCCCGGGGTTCAACGGCTTCATCAGCAAAGGGATGGTCTTCGACGCGGCGAACCCCCACTACTACGGCTCCTCGGAGTACCTCGCGCTGTTCTGGCTGCTGATGATCGGGGCGATCGGCACGTTCCTCTCGTTCATCAAGCTCGGCTACTACACCTTCCTCCACGGCGAGAGCTCGATCTCGGTCCCGGACGCGAGACCCGGTCAGTCCGTCGCGATGCTCGCCGTCGCCGCCGCCTGTATCGTCTTTGGCGTCTGGTGGCAGGGCCTGGTCGACCTGCTCCCGTTCGGCCCCGAGGTGATCGGCGAGGGCCAGGTCGCCCCCTACAGCATCGGCCACCTCACCGACGCGCTGACGCTGCTGGTCGTCTCGGTCGTCGGCTTCGCGCTCGTCAGACAGCCGCTGTCGGGACTCGGCGACATCCCCGACGTGGAGGTCGTCCTCAACCCCGCGACGTACACCCTCGGTCGGGGGACGATGCTCGCCGTCACCGATCTCTACGCAGCGGTTGACGCGCTCGCCGTCTCGCTCGTGACGACCTGCTACTGGATCGGGAACAATCCCGTCCTCGCGGTCAGACGGGTCGGGCGTCGGCTTCCGAACTGGCTCGTCGACACCGACGGGCTCACGCCCACCGACGGCGGGGCCGCAGAACGCCGGCCGGACGGTGGGTCCGAGGTGAGCGAGACGAAACCCTCGACGCTTCGGCTGCGGGCGTCGATCGGGACCACGGTACTCATGATCACGGTCGTGCTCACCGTGATCCTCTGGCTCGTCCTGTGA
- a CDS encoding proton-conducting transporter transmembrane domain-containing protein — translation MSELVTDIRPLAAVLVSALAVVLIVASYRYPNVREGWSVLAALAKFGIVASMLPGVMDGTVYEWSFAEATGTEFVAGIDFSLRADPLGMLFALLASFLWIFTSFYATGYMRGLNEHAQTRFFASFAASLSTALGIAFAGNLVTIFLFYELLSLVTYPLVAHNEDDEARIAGRKYLFYTFFGGGVFLLAGTVLVYWLTAGVGEATVAFETGGMTALAEAAATDPIAASIAFFLLAAGFGVKAAVMPLHSWLADAMVAPTPVSGLLHAVAVVKSGAFGVARLILDTFGPELTGDLGVNLPLAALAAFTLVAASIIALRKDHLKRRLAFSTTAQLSYIVLGLSMLHPIALVGALLHIPAHAFGKLTLFFCAGAVHVETHTDYVSEMAGIGKRMPLTMGAFALGAASMAGIPLLAGFVSKFYLLIGGLEAGLSIFALALIVSGILNIAYLWPVVYTAFFESEERHDAKPLLEYPMGGKRESYFDDGDDHGEHAHAVTDGGHPDHGGQARGGAHARGSGHADDDPAYAVDVNPSDHSTEDHDDHGDHHGGAPPGGWERTPIREESTWLMLMPIAVIVTGAVLLGIVPDLAVFLDLAVYIVERVIGEAVL, via the coding sequence ATGAGTGAACTCGTCACCGATATCAGACCGCTCGCCGCGGTGCTCGTCTCCGCGCTCGCGGTCGTCCTGATCGTCGCCTCGTACCGCTACCCGAACGTCCGCGAGGGCTGGTCGGTGCTCGCCGCGCTCGCGAAGTTTGGTATCGTCGCCTCGATGCTCCCCGGCGTGATGGACGGCACCGTCTACGAGTGGAGTTTCGCCGAGGCGACCGGCACCGAGTTCGTCGCCGGGATCGACTTCTCGTTGCGCGCGGATCCCCTGGGGATGCTGTTCGCGCTGCTCGCGAGCTTCCTCTGGATCTTCACCTCGTTCTACGCGACGGGCTACATGCGCGGGTTGAACGAACACGCCCAGACCCGATTTTTCGCCTCCTTCGCCGCCAGCCTCTCGACCGCGTTGGGCATCGCGTTCGCCGGTAATCTGGTGACGATCTTCCTCTTCTACGAGCTGCTCTCGCTCGTCACCTACCCGCTGGTCGCGCACAACGAGGACGACGAGGCGCGAATCGCGGGGCGGAAGTACCTCTTCTACACGTTCTTCGGCGGCGGGGTCTTCTTGCTCGCCGGCACGGTGCTGGTCTACTGGCTCACCGCCGGGGTGGGCGAGGCGACCGTCGCCTTCGAGACCGGGGGGATGACCGCGCTGGCGGAGGCCGCGGCGACCGATCCGATCGCCGCCTCGATCGCGTTCTTCCTGCTCGCGGCGGGCTTCGGCGTGAAAGCGGCCGTGATGCCGCTTCACTCCTGGCTCGCCGACGCGATGGTCGCTCCGACGCCGGTCTCCGGGCTGCTCCACGCGGTCGCGGTCGTGAAATCGGGTGCGTTCGGCGTCGCCCGCCTCATCCTCGACACCTTCGGACCGGAGCTCACCGGCGACCTCGGGGTGAACCTCCCGCTCGCGGCGCTCGCGGCGTTCACGCTCGTCGCCGCGAGTATCATCGCGCTCCGGAAGGACCACCTGAAACGTCGGCTCGCGTTCTCGACGACCGCACAGCTCTCCTACATCGTCCTCGGGCTGTCGATGCTGCACCCGATCGCGCTCGTCGGCGCACTGCTCCACATCCCCGCCCACGCCTTCGGGAAGCTCACGCTCTTCTTCTGTGCGGGGGCGGTCCACGTCGAGACCCACACCGACTACGTCAGCGAGATGGCCGGCATCGGCAAACGGATGCCGCTCACCATGGGCGCGTTCGCCCTCGGCGCGGCGAGCATGGCAGGCATACCCTTACTAGCGGGCTTCGTCAGCAAGTTCTACCTCCTGATCGGCGGGCTCGAGGCCGGGCTCTCGATCTTCGCGCTCGCGCTGATCGTTTCAGGTATACTGAACATCGCCTACCTCTGGCCGGTCGTCTACACCGCCTTCTTCGAGAGCGAAGAGCGCCACGACGCGAAACCGCTCCTCGAGTACCCGATGGGCGGGAAGCGTGAGTCCTACTTCGACGATGGTGACGATCACGGTGAGCACGCGCACGCGGTGACCGACGGCGGGCACCCGGACCACGGCGGCCAGGCTCGTGGCGGCGCCCACGCTCGTGGCAGCGGCCACGCTGACGACGACCCCGCCTACGCGGTCGACGTGAACCCGAGCGATCACAGTACGGAGGACCACGACGACCACGGCGACCACCACGGCGGCGCGCCGCCGGGCGGCTGGGAGCGCACCCCGATCCGCGAGGAGAGCACCTGGCTCATGCTCATGCCGATCGCTGTGATCGTCACCGGGGCGGTCCTCCTGGGAATCGTCCCCGACCTCGCGGTGTTCCTCGATCTGGCCGTCTACATCGTCGAGAGGGTCATCGGGGAGGCTGTGCTATGA